Part of the Marinifilum sp. JC120 genome, GCCCTGCTGAAATCCGCATGGGTCAGGTCCGCATGCGAAAAATCAGAATGCTGCAAACTGGCCCCCACAAATTTAGTGGCCTGACAAATCGCTTTGGCAAAGATGGCATGTACCATGGTCGCCCCGCTAAAATCAGCAATAGTCGCATCCGCCCCGCCGAAATAAGACTTGGTAAGATCCGCACGGCTGAAATCTGCCTCGCGAAGAACGGCCCCGCTAAACATGCAACTACGCAATGTTGCCCCAGAAAGATCGGCCCCGGTGAGGTCTGCGCCCATGAAATTGGACATGGTCATGTCGGCCCCGGCAAGGTTGGCTCCGCGCAGATTCGCACTGTCCAGTAACACCTGCGAAAAAAGCTGCCCGGAAATATCCTGATTTTCCAGATCCGCCTCACGCATCATTATCTTGAAATAGGTTCCGCCCTTAAACTTTGTGCCCTTGAAGGAAGAACCGTTAAAAACCACCCGATCCAGATTGGCCCCAAAGAAATCAGCCCCGTCCAGAGAGGAATGAGAAAGCACGGTTTTGACGATCTTCATGGAACGCATGTTAGCACCCTTAAAACTTGAATGCTGAGCCATGGACCATGTTAACTCCGCCCCGGAAAAATCAGCCCCGCTGAAATCGGCCTTCTGGAGCATAGCCATGTGGATTTTTGCTTCCTTAAAAGAAGCCCCGGCAAAACTCATACCTTGGAAATTAAGCTTGGTCAGGTCGCTTCCGTCAAAACGAGCCTCGTTGAATTCACAATTCTTGAATCCGGTTTTGAGGATATTGGCACCTGAAAGGTTCGCACCATGCAACTTAACATTGTGGAAACGCCCCCCGGTGAGGTCAGCTCCGGAAAGGTCAGCTCCGGAAAGATCCACATTGCGCAGGGTCTGGTTATCTGCAATAGCCGCAAGTATCTGTTCGCTACTTAGCTTGCTCATGAGTCGTCATCCAGCAGTTCGAGTTTACCATGCAACTGACTGCGCTTGAGATTGGCAGCTTCAAAACGGGTATCACCGAGCACGGACTTGTAGAAATCAACAGCAAAAAGGTTGGAACCGCGCAGGTCGGTATCCACCAACCGGGCCTTGCGCATGCCGCCCATATGAATATTTGCTGCCCGCATGGATGCAGCTTCAAGATTGCTCTTGGTGAAGCGTGCTCCTTTGGCGGAAACACCGTTCAAATTAGCCCTAACCAGTTGCGAATTATCGATCAGCCCGTTCTCAAAATCCGCACCCCGAAAATCAGAACCGGTAAAATCAGACTCCCGCAGAGCCGCGCCACGCAGGGTGGCATTGCGGAAATCGGAATCCTTGAATTGGGAATTACGTCCGGTACGAAGTTTATCCAGATTGGCATCAGTGAAGTCAGTTTTTTGGGCATCAACACCATTGAACAACGACTCGTTTACCGAGGCTTCACTAAAATTTGCCTGGTTGAGTGAAGAAGATTTGAAGATGGATTTTTTGATGGTCGACTGGCTGAAATCGGACCGATCCGCCTTACCGCTAATCATACACATATTGATGCGTGCGCCTTTGAGATCCGCATCGGTAAAGTCTGTTTTCTCAAGGATAGCCATGTCGAAATTGGCATCATCAAGTACGGCTTTGGAAAAATCAGCACCTTTAAAGATAGCCTGCGCGGCAATGGCCCCGCTTAGATCGCTCTCTTTAAACAAAGCTTTATTGAATAAACCGCGTCCAAGGTCCGCCCTCTTAAGGGAAGCCTTGCTAAAATCGGCCCCAATTCCCAGAGCTTGAACCAGCTTTGTGCCATCCAAAACTGTATTTTTGAAATTCGTCCCTTTAAGCTGACATTTGCTTAAATCCGCGCCGGAAAGATCAAGCCCGGAAAGATCCACCCCGGAAAGCACCGCCCCAACCAAGGATTTACCCTGCTCATGGTAACGCTGAACTTCTTCACGGGTAAGTGAGCGCAGGGAGTCAGCACTTAACCCATGCTCGGCAAGCTTTGCTGCGGCATCATCAGGCAATTCCTTGGCTTCGAGTTTTTTAAGCCCTTCAGCCAGCTCGATTTTTTTGGCTTCAAACTTTTTGAGCAGTTTCGCCTTATGGGCATCAAGCTTTGCACCTGTTTTTTCCGCCCTCGAAGCTTCAGTCTCCATTTTAGCGGCAATTTCAGGGGTAATCTGTTTACTCCTAGTCAACTCAGCGGCCCGGCTCCTAATCTTGGCGGCAGCATCTTTACCCAATTGCGTAGGGGGCTGCTTCGGGCTTGTCGCCCCAAGAACCACTTTAGATGGATCAGCCCCCAGCTTGGAATATTTCTCAGCTTTTTCGCGCATCAGGTTAAGCATCTCGTCCTGCTTGGCCTTGAGCGGGACGAATTTCGCTTCCATACTCTTTTTAACCTCGGCATGGATGCCT contains:
- a CDS encoding pentapeptide repeat-containing protein, which encodes MSKLSSEQILAAIADNQTLRNVDLSGADLSGADLTGGRFHNVKLHGANLSGANILKTGFKNCEFNEARFDGSDLTKLNFQGMSFAGASFKEAKIHMAMLQKADFSGADFSGAELTWSMAQHSSFKGANMRSMKIVKTVLSHSSLDGADFFGANLDRVVFNGSSFKGTKFKGGTYFKIMMREADLENQDISGQLFSQVLLDSANLRGANLAGADMTMSNFMGADLTGADLSGATLRSCMFSGAVLREADFSRADLTKSYFGGADATIADFSGATMVHAIFAKAICQATKFVGASLQHSDFSHADLTHADFSRASMYRAKLHCIIEKGTHWDGASLIMLQGTDKDMEEAENWVHGG